The genomic DNA TTCCCTGAACCGTTTTTTCCTTTTATTACTGCTCTGTCTCCATTTCTAACAGAAAAATCCACTCCTTCAAATAAGATTTTATCTCCATAAAATATTGATAAATCACTTACATCAACCAAAGAGCCCTTGGGATATACCATAGGATGAAGCTTCAGATTTTCGGCAGTTTCTATATTTTTCAAAAGACCTGATTTTTCTTCTATTGCTTTATTTTGCCTTGCTTCAATACTTTTTGATTTTTTCATCATTTTAGCAGATTTATGCCCCAGAAAACCTCTGTCTACTCCCTTTGTCCCAAATTTAGATTCCTCAGTTTTTTCAGACCATGAAGAAGTTCTCTTAGCCGCCTGCTTTAATCTGTTTATATCTTTTTTCAGTTTTTCATTTTCCGCTGTTTCAAAATTATCCTCTCTTTCCTTCTTCTGATTCCAGTCGGAAAAATTACCTCTTATAATATCTATATTTGTTTTATTAACGGATAATACATGGTCTATAATTTTATCCAGAAAATCCCTGTCATGTGAAACAAGTATAAATCCTTTCTTTTTCTTGAGATATTCTGCTATTGTTTCCTTTCCCTCTTCATCAAGATGATTTGTGGGCTCATCAAGAAGAAGAAAATTCTGTTCTTTCAGAAATAAAGCTGCAAGCAGAACCTTTGTCTGCTCTCCGTTGCTTAGTGTCTCAAACGGTCTGTACAGAACATCCTGATCCACATCAAGCAGTGAAAGCTCTCTGTTTAGCTCCCATACTTCATAGCTGTTATTAATTGAATCAATTATATCTATTGTGGTGTGTGATTTATCCTCTACCTCAAAAGGAAAATAATCAAATGTTACCGATGCCGAAATTTTCCCCCTGTAATCATATTTTCCCAGTAAAAGATTCAGCAGGGTAGTTTTTCCCCTACCGTTTCTTCCTATAAATCCCAGCTTCCAGTCTGTATCAATCTGAAAAGACACATCCTCAAAAATATTTTCAAAGCTTGTTTCATAACTAAATGTCAAATTTTTTATATCTATTAATGACATAAAATCACCTCCCTGTCAGTAAAACATCAGTTTCAGATTTACTCTCTATATTAAAAATAAAAAAGAGCCGCAGGAAAGTTCCGCAGCCCGAAAAGAAATAAAATAGTTTTCTAAACCAGTTATTTCATATATATTATATCGAGAGTAATAACTTTCCTGCCCGGAAAAAGCAAAATAAAACAGCCGCTGCTGTTCATATACGCTATTCCCGAATTATTAATTAGCAAGAAATATTATTCACCCTCTCAACTCCAATCTGTAATTTATTTAAATATTATAGCTTTTTATGTGCCAAAAGTCAAATTCTTTATCTGTAATTATTCTAATGATACCTTGTTAATTCTATCATAACAAAGTCCTCCTCGATTCTTTCCATACGGAATTCATCCACACACATTCCTACAAGATTCAATTCCGCCGAAACCTCACTTTCTCCCATGAGAACCCAGCCGTATTCCTCCATCGCCCTGTCTCTTTTTTGTGAAAAGCACTCTTTTATCAGGTCAAACTCCCTGTCTGTAAGCTTACCCAAAAAAATAGTAATTATTGTTTTTTCCTGTGAATAATTCAAATCCATTTTCAATTGATGATACTTCTTTTTAAGAAAAAAAGTCACAAGCTCATCTATAATCTTACCGTTTTTCTTTATCTCATTAATCATTTTAAGCCTTTCTTCTAAAGAGACTATCCATTATGCTGTGTATTATTCCTGCTACAAAGCCTCCTGCAAAACCGTTATTATAAAGATTCGCACCGCCCTGCCAGTCCGCTGTATACTGAACCAGACAAAAATGCATGACTCCCGCTATTATTCCTATAAAAAAACCATACTCTCCCGCCAGCGGAGCCAGCCCCGTAACAAAAATAATAGTCAGAATAACTGCCGGGGTAATTGTCGCATTGGTAGCTGCTATTATAAGCAGGCACCCTATTATTACCGGTGTTATATTTTTCGGATTTTTCCCGAATGCTGCAAAACCTATTACACTTATTATGGAGCCTACTGTTGCCCCATTTAGTGTAAGTCCGGTACTCAAAGCCACCATTGTAAGCAGTAATCCTACGACACCCATATTAATAAGTGTCATTTCTTCGCCGAAAAGCCCGTAATAATCTGTAATTGCCCTTCCGCTCATAGACATCATTCTCTTATATTTATGCCAGCAGAAGCCGCCTTTTATAATCCCGAACAGCAGAAAATAACCCGATATTGACAGCAGAATCATAAGAAGTATCTGATGGACATACTGAGACTGGTTTACATCTACCACTACATCAAGCTCGTATCCCAGCGTCCTGAATATCCCCGTAAAAAGCATGGCAAATATCCCGCCGGTAAAACCTATATTATAAAGGACATACCCGTTATGAAACCTTATTATATGGCTTGCCAGAGGAACAAGTATAAAACCGTAAAAAATCTTTATGCTTATCCCCAGAATAATCCAGAATATATTTAATTCAATGGTGTTGGTAGCTATAGGAGCCAGCCCTGCCCCGAACATCGCTATTACAAAATACTGCCTGAATGGTTTGTTATTGAATCTTGAATATAGATAAACTCCTGCATATACAGGCAGAATATTATATATATTCTTACCAAAAAACGAAAATCCCATTGTTGTTAGTAAACCAGCCATAACAAATCCGTTCAGCTCAATTCTGTTTATTCTTTGTACGAACAAAGTAAAAGCCATGACAAAAAACACATTTAACAATGTAGGTCCTATGCCGCTTACTGATGTATAATCAGTAATAAGTGTATCCCTTGAGATAATCAGCCTCATCAGTCCCGTCCCTAATTCCTGAACAGGCGTTGTTACAAAAATTATTGCCAGAAAAAATAATAAAATTAAGTCAATATGTTCTATCTTTTTAATTATCATAAACCTCCCGTTTTTACTTACATAAGATTATTTCAGATTTGTATCTGTAATATTTGGTATAATATTATACTACATCACAAAAAGATTAGTCAATTTTTTCAATACATTTTTTTATAGTTTCAATAATTTTTTTATCGGATACAGTTAAAGCTGACTGCTGAAGCTGCTATAAATCAGCTGCTCTTTTATTTTTCATTTTTTTTGATAAAAAAATTCCTTTTGATTATTAATATATAATTTTTTTCTTTGTGTTTAATGTATACTTTTTCTGTAAATAAATATTATTTTCTTACAATTTTCATTTTTATTAAAATATCAGATATTAAAATTATTTTAGGATTAAAATCCTGAAATTGTTTCATCTGTTACAAAATATTTTTTTCACATATGATAGAATAGTAAGGATACATAGAAAGGAGAACAGATGTTTAGCGAAACTTTGGAAAAACTAGATGAATACGGAATAAAAAAAGTAAAACTTTTAAAACAGAGTAAAACAAAATACTTTATTGCTTCTATGCTTGCAGGATTTTATGTGGGACTGGGAATATTTCTTATTATGACAATAGGAGGAGTTACAAGCCAGAACGGATATCAGTACAAAATATTTATGGGTCTCGGCTTTGGAATAGCACTAAGTCTTGTTATTATGGCCGGTTCAGAATTATTTACCGGTAATAATATGGCTATGTTTTCCGGTATGCTGAATAAAAAAATTACCGTAAAAGACGGAATTAGTATATGGATATTTAGTTATCTAGGAAATCTTGCCGGCTCTATGCTTGTCGGACTGCTATTTTTTCTCTCAAATGCTGCAAATAAAGAGGTAGCTGGATTTTTACTGAATACTGCAAAGTCAAAGATGAATACGCCTGCACCGGATTTATTTTTTAAAGGTATTTTATGTAATATCCTTGTATGTCTTGCGGTTCTCTCTGCAGTTAAGCTAAAAGAGGAAACAGCAAAACTTATTATGATATTCTGGTGCCTTTTTGCATTTATAACTACCGGATTTGAACACAGCGTTGCCAATATGAGTCTCTTTTCGGCAGCATTGCTGTATCCGCATCCGCTGGAAATATCATTAATCGGTTTCGGGTATAATTTATTCTGGGTGACTCTGGGTAATATTGTCGGAGGCTGTGCTTTGGGCGGCGCCTATTATATAATCGGCAAAAAATAAGTATCATGGAAGTAAAGAGAATTTTTCAAATAAAATTTTGTAAAGGATATTTTCAGGCAGCTTAATATATGCGAGTCCAAAAAATAATCCGAGAAATATATAAAGGGCTTATTAATAACAATAAGCCCCTTTTTATATCACAATATTTTAGAAATGAAAACTATATGATACTCCTGTACCTACAGTATAAATATCTCTGTCCTTTACCAACGGGCTGTCTGCTATGCTGTTCCCATATCTTGTATAGCTGGCAGTAAGAAATACATTAAAACTCTTATTTATTTTTATCATACCTCTTACCCCTGTTTCAAAGTTAACAGAATCATCTGCTTTATAGCTCTTGCCGTTATTAATCCCTCTTGCAGCCTCGCTGTCTTTTATTCCGAAATAATAGTCAGTATAATTTTCACTCATGTATTCTACTGCGGCATACGGCATAATCGTTACTCTTTCTCCCAGTGCAACCGGCTGATTGATTTCAGCTCTTGCCAGCATTCCGTCACTTTTATCAGATACATCCCCAGAAACATGAGCAATTATTCCTGTACCCAGAGGGCCAAAGTTATATTTCCCTCTTAATCCAAGATGAAAATCATCTTTTCTTTTATCCATATCCTTAAATTCATTTTCTAAATCTTTGGGTTTATAACCTGTATAAAGATTGTATCTCCCGTAAGCCGTAAAAGTAAGGTTTTCCTTGTCATAAAAGCGATATCCAAGCTCCACGGGTGCTTCGTAATAAAAATTTTTATATCTGACTCCCACCACTGGAAGCGGCAATACTTCATCATTATCCTTTTCTTTGTAAACACTGTTTCTGTAAAATACACCCAGACCTAAGTCTATACTGTTTTCTCTTTCTTTTTCTGCAAATGATACTGTTGATACCAATAAAGCCAATAATACTGATAATTTTTTCATAAATTTTCCTCCTGATTTTTTGTATTTATTATTAATAATATATGCTATTAATTTTTTTATTTTTAACTGATTCTGCTTTCTGTATTTTTATCTAAAAATCCATCTTCATAAGCCATTCTGAAAGTCTTTCCTCACGCTTTTTATATTCATTTTCATATTTCCCGAGATGGTATTCGCCGGTTATGCTTCCGTCTTTCATAAAAAGTATTCTTTCACTTCTCAAAGCTACTTTTATATCGTGAGTTACCAGCAAAACTGTTGTCCCTTCTTTATTTATTCCGCATATGATATCCATTACATCATTGGCATATTTCGAATTCAGGGCACCTGTCGGCTCATCCCCGAACAGAATACAGGGGTTATTTATAAGTGCTCTGCAGATTCCTGCTCTCTGAAGCTGTCCACCTGATACCTCTGTAATATCCTTTTCTGCCAGCTCAAAAATCCCTGTTTTTTTCATCAGCTCTTCTGTCTTTTTATTTATTTCTTTTCTGCTTTGCTTTTTTGCCACATATGCAGGAAATGCAATATTATCGTAGATATTCATATTTTTTAAAAAATTTATATGCTGAAAAATAAAACCAATTTTTTCGAGACGTAATTTTGAAAACTCATTTTCCGAAAAACCGGATATTTCATTCCCTTCAAAAATAAGATTTCCTGATGTTATTCTGTCCATTCCGCTTATATTATAAAGAAGTGTTGATTTACCCGAGCCTGACGGACCCATCACAGACACAAATTCTCCTTTTTTTATCTTTATATTTATATTCTTCAAAACATCCTGCTTTATATTTTTATCAAATACATATGTTTTTTTTATATCCTTTGTTTCAAGTATTGTTTCCACAGTACCTCCTGTTCTATCCTTACTATTTTTCCATTTCATATTTTTTTACCGAATTTGTAGCCTGTAATGTAGTTATTACTACAATTGCAGTTAATACTACCGGACATAAAATATATCCCTGTAACGGATCTATCACAAATTTGATTTCTGCTGCTCCTAAAAAGGACCACATAATACCTGTTATTTTTTGTCCAGCTGTATTGGCAGCAGCAGTTCCCAGCAGTATTCCCGGAATGATAACCGAGATCATTCTTGTTACATACTGTATCTTTATATTTCTTACAGACAGTCCTATTCTTCTCAATATAGAAATCTCAAAACGGTCTTTCGACAATAACATTTTTAGAAACAATGAAGTCATAAGCATTAGTATTCCGGAGGCTGACAATATTGTAACCAGAGTAAAATTCTCAAGATATTTTACAGTTTCTCCCATGGTCTGATTCATATATTCTTCTGGATATGTTATTTTGGCTTCCGGGAATATTTTTTTATATGATGCAATCTTTTTATTAATATCTGTTCCCTCTTTTACATTTATATTTATTACATATCTCTGTTTTTCCCCATCTCTGCTTTTAATTACTGCTTTTACGGTTTTTCCTCCGTTTGTAATATCCTGATATACACCTGTTACAGTCATTTCTTTAATAGTGTCGTCTATTTTCAGTATTATTTTATCACCCGGATTTTTTCCGGTTTCTTTGCTGTTTAGATATGAAAGTGCTGCTTCTCCGTCATTTACCGGTACCTTTCCCTTTATATACCCGGCCGGAAATATAGTAAAATCTCCTGTTTCAATATCAATATCCTCATAATCCCCGTCAGCATTCAAAATCTGAACCCTGCTTGTTGCCACTGGTGAAACTTCCTTTATATCTGCATCGTTTTTTATATATGCTATAATATCACTGAAATTTTCCTCTATTTTCGCACTCTGCTGTATATCTATTCTTATATCACTTTCAGCTGCTCCGGTATAAACTATAAATGAAGGTGACTTTATTGTATTTAGAAAATTTACCGGAACGATTACCAGAAAAGAGCATATGAAAAAAATCATAAATAACAGTCTGTATAATTTGAATCTGACCAAAATATCTTTTATTCCCAGAAAAATATCTGGATTAAGTAATCTGAAATTTTTCAGATTCATCCTAAAGCTTTTTCTTTTATCCTTTATTCCTGTTCTTAAAGCCTCTACAGTGCTTATTTTCCTGAATTTTTTCAAAATAATCATGCAAAACAGCATTATCATAAAAAATATTAATAATGATGCAAAAGCTGCAAAAATATATTCTGCTGCACCTGATGGTACTTTTCCCATATAAAGGCTCATATCGGAAAGAAGAAAACCTTTCAGAAATACTGACAGCAAATATCCCGATGCACATCCAACTGCTGATATTACTCCATATTTCACGGCATATATTTTTTTTATTTCTGTATTACTTATACCTATTGCCTTCATTGTGCCGATTTCCCTGTAGTCTTCTTCTATCGATGCTAAAACGGTAAAACTCAGACACAACAGTGCTATTATATTTATAATTATACTTACCAGTATAACTGCCGCTGTTATTATTCCGTCTGTTATAGAGTTCAGAAGTATAAACAGACTGTGATCAATAACCGGACCATTCAGACGAAACGGCGCTTTACCGTATTCTGTTCTGAATTCTCCGAGACTGCTTATATCATCCAGCCGGAATTCCAGCAGCTGTTCACTTTTTCCTATTTTAGTTCTCATGCTGTGAAAGTCTTCATCATTTATTACAAAACGTTTTGAATGTATGATTGCAGGGTTCATCTGTGCATCCCTTATAAAATCTGAAATTATAAGGTCAGCACTGAAATCTCCGTCATATATTCTTATTTTATCTCCCTTTTTCAGATTCTCTTTCTGCATATAATAAACAGGAACAGCTATCTTTCCTTTTTCTACATAAACAGGACTGTTATCCAGTGTCAGCAGAAAATCAAAATCTTTATTCTGCCTTACCAGACTGATATCCATGATGTCATTCTGCCCGGTTTCCTCTTTACCGTTAAACAGTATATTCCGGCTCCCCATACTTATCATTTCTACTATCTGTACTTCACTTATAAGCCGGCTTTCTGATACAAATCTGCTGATGGCTGCTCTATCTATCCCGCCGGAATTCATCTGAACGAAATGAGGCACTTTTGATTTTTCAAACAGATGTTTTACCGCTCCTGTAAGTCCTGCAGCCATGAAGCTTCCCGCAGAAGCAAACAGTGATGAAAGAAATATAAACAAAAATAAAGTCATTATTGCAGCTTTATTCCTTAAAAAATCCTTTTTTACCATTCTCAAAATCATTTTATTCAAACATCCCCAATATAATTTTTTAATTTTTTTCTTCTTTTTTGCCCTTAAAAAAACTCATTACATTATATATCTTGTCAAATGCCCCGCCAAGTCCCTTTGAATCTGCCAGCTCTTCCTCCAGCACTTTTTCAAAAGCATCTATTACTTTTCTGCACTCTTCAAATTCCACTCCAGATCTTTCTGATACCTTTCTGGCTATTTCTGTTTTATTCATAATTTCCCTCCGTTATTCTTTATTATTAATACTATCTTTTACGACAGGACTCTCTGTCATAAAATCAAAACTTCCTTTTTCAGCTCCAAGGGACTTTTCCATGAGATAAGCCAAACCTTTAGCTTTTTGAATTTTCTCCTCCGCTGTCCATTGAAATACTCCTTCATCAAAAATCATATTCAGAATAACCAGTATATTTTCCACAGTCTCTTTTGGATACGGAGTATTAAATACGCCCTCCTCTATCCCCTGAAGTACTACATCGGTTATTAACGGTGTCAGACGCTCTATAGATATAACCAGACTTCTCAGATGCATTTCCGCGTCTCCTGCCTGATGAAATTCTTTCAGCATCTCATCTTTATTTTCTGCGTTAGTAACATCTTTGGTCAAAAGTATTGTGAGCTTCTCTATAGCAGTAAAGCTTTTATCTTCTATAATTTTTTTCACTGCTATTGTCCCCATATCTATATACCTCATAGCCACAGCATCCATTACTTCCTCTTTTGACTTAAAGTAATAGTAAAATGTCCCTTTAGCTATCCCGACTTCCTGCAAAATATCTATTATTGTAGTTTTCATGAAGCCTTTTTCGGCGAAAAGTTTTTCAGCAGCATCCAGTATCTCATTTCTGCGCTCATCAGGCTTTTTTACAATTCTCATTTTCATCACCTCTTTTCATAGACCGACCGTCAGTCTATAAAAAGTATATATTATTTTTTTTCTAAAGTCAAGCTCTTTTTTCAAAACTTTGCAACTATGATTTTATAGGGCTCAATTGCTGCTTCTATTATTATTTTTTTCAATATAAAAAATTTTTTTAATAAATAATTGAAAATACTAATAAATTTGAAATATATGCTGAATTCATGATATAATTTTATATAAAAATTATATTTAAATTAGGAATAAGGAAGGTAGGATATTATGGGGATTATTCGTGCAATAGCCTCTGCCGCTGGAGGTTCTCTTGCGGATCAATGGCTCGAGGTCATCGAAGCTGACAATATGAGTGATACTACTGTTATGGCCGGCGGTGTTGCTGTACACCGAGATAGCAAACGTAACCAGAATAAAAAAGGAACAGACTATCTGATCACAGATAAATCTGTTATTATGGTTGGGCAAAATCAGTTCATGATGCTTGTAGACGGCGGAAAGGTAATAGATTACAGTGCTGAAGCAGGATACTACACTGTCAGTAACAGCTCTGCCCCGTCTTTATTTAACGGCAACTTCAGCGAAGCTTTGAAAGATACTTTTAACCGTATAAAATACGGCGGTGTTCCTTCAACTTCACAGAAAGTATATTTTATTAATACACAGGAAATAAAAAATATAGCATTCGGGACTACTAATCCGGTTAATTATTTTGATGATTTCTACAATGCAGAGTTATACCTGCGGGCTTACGGATATTTTTCCATCAGAATAACAGACCCGCTAAAGTTTTATGCTGAAGCAATCCCAAGAAATGCAGTTAATGTTGATATTGAAGATATACACAAGCTGTATCTCGCAGAATTTCTGAATGCTTTCCAGACAGCTATTAATAAAATGTCTATTGACGGTATACGTATTTCACATGTAACTTCAAAATCAATGGAGCTTGCCAAATATATGTCCGATGTACTGGACAATGACTGGCGCGAGCGTCGCGGAATGGTTATTGAATCTGTGGGTATTGCCAGTATTTCTTATGATGAGGAATCTAAGAAACTGATTAATATAAGAAATCAGGGTGCTATGCTTTCTGACCCTTCTATCCGTGAGGGATATGTGCAGGGCAGCGTTGCCAGAGGTATTGAAGCTGCCGGTTCTAATGAAGGCGGTTCTGCTCAGGCTTTTATGGGCGTTGGAATGGGAATGCAGTCCGGGGGTAATTTTATGGCTTCTGCCAGTTCCAGCAATCAGGCACAAATGAATCAGCAAAAGGCCGAGGAAGAACAAAAAGCTGCTTCTGATCAAGACACATGGACATGCAGCTGCGGTGCAAAAAATTCAGGACAGTTCTGTTCTGAATGCGGCAATAAAAAAACTGAATCTAAATTTTGTCCGGAATGCGGTGAAAAGCTTCCTGAAAATGCAAAATTCTGTACTAAGTGCGGTAAAAAGCTGTAACTACTTATATATTTAATAACGCCGGTTTTTCATGCTTCTGACAGAAAAACCGGTGTTTTGTAAAAAAGAAAATTTAAACTTTATTTTTTATGAAGGAGATAATTATGGAGACTGTAAGTTATAAATGTCCCAATTGCTCTGCACCACTTTCTTTTGATATAGAAAGTCAAAGCTGGAAGTGCAGATTCTGTGATTCAGAGTTTACCAGTGCCGATCTGGGACGTATAGAAGCTCTGGGAAGCAGCGAGACTATAAAAGAAGAAGAAATAAACCCGGCAGCACAGACACAGGCAAAAGAAGAAGCAACCATGTATGTCTGTCCCAGCTGCGGCGGAAAGATCATTACTACTCCTACTACTGCCGCCACTTTTTGTGTTTACTGTCATAATCCCGCAATTATAGCCTCACGTTTATCAGAAGAAGAAAACAAGCCTGCTTATCTTATCCCTTTCAAACTAAAGAAAGAGGAAGCGATAAAGAAGCTTCAGTCTTTATGTAGCGGAAAAATTTTTCTTCCCAAAGATTTCAGGAATATGGTTTCTAATGGTGAAGTTTCTGGACTTTATGTTCCCTTCTGGCTTTTTGATATTGATATAGCTTCTTCATTCACTGCCCAGGGCTTGAAAACACAATTTTGGAGTGACAGCAACTACCGGTATTCTAAAACTGATAATTATGAAGTTGCCAGATCCGGAGAGATTTTTTTCAAAAATGTACCTGTGGACGGCTCTCTGAAAATGGATGATAATCTTATGCAGCTGCTCGAGCCTTTTGATTACAGTCAGATGCTGAACTTCAAAATGGAGTATCTTTCAGGACATTTTGCGGAAATTCATGATGATAACGTGAACACTGCTGCTGAAAAAGCTTTTTCACGTATTTATCCTAATGCTAAAAGTATGCTTCTTAATACAGCACGTGAATATTCTTCCCTCATGGGAACAAATCATTCACTAAACAAGAAAGAAACAAGCTATGTTAATGTAATGCTTCCTGTGTGGGTATTAATGGCTAAATGCGGGGGACAAAAATATGTTTTTACTATGAACGGACAAACTGGAAAAATGTCAGGTTATCTCCCAAAAAGTTTAGGTGTTGCTTTTTCTCTTTTTCTAAAAATCAGTCTTGCTGCTTCATTGATTTTTTTCATAGGAGGGATGCTAATTTGAAGAAGAAAACTATTTTTTTTATTATTTATCTGATTTTTACAATGGTATCTGCATTTCCTGCTTCTGCTTCCGCTGACGATGTTCCAAAAGTTAATGCTGATATAAAAGTTTATGACTATGCGGAGCTGCTGACAGAAGATCAGGAAAAACAGCTGGCTCTGAAAGCTAAGGATATCCTTGCCAGACATAATATAGATATAGCAATTGTTACTGTTAATACCACTAACGGACTCAGCTCCACGGAGTATGCAGATGATTTTTATGATTATAATCCTTTTGGATACGGTAATGATGCTTCCGGCTTATTAATGCTTATAAATATGGAAGAAAGAGAAGTAGCGCTCAGTACAACCGGAAATGCAATCACAATTTTTACTGACCGTAATATAAATTCTCTTTTAGATGAAATTTATTCTGACCTTGGCCAGGGTGACTATTTCAAAGCTA from Sebaldella termitidis ATCC 33386 includes the following:
- a CDS encoding TPM domain-containing protein, producing MKKKTIFFIIYLIFTMVSAFPASASADDVPKVNADIKVYDYAELLTEDQEKQLALKAKDILARHNIDIAIVTVNTTNGLSSTEYADDFYDYNPFGYGNDASGLLMLINMEEREVALSTTGNAITIFTDRNINSLLDEIYSDLGQGDYFKASNIFLSESERYISKWEFQQKPFREKYTVFHILFFSLFFGFGAGGFITFILFIFSKKSISGKPHMSTYQDNFELTTRRDNFLSTNTTRSAIPKNVSSSGSSRSGGSTTHTSSSGRTHGGGSRKF